From a single Serratia surfactantfaciens genomic region:
- a CDS encoding long-chain-fatty-acid--CoA ligase: MLNLATLLEESARTWPERPAVIQDDIPLSYRALNEMANRVANLLVARGVQPGERVALACSNRPEFAAIYYGILKSGAVVVPLNILLKSAEFDYYLADSAAVALFCFEGHSGLPLGEEALHAAAQAKACREVFIIGDRLPLEGERFSAAIAPQASEFASAATAENDTAVVLYTSGTTGRAKGAELTHANLVFNALGSVRLFDGSETRPDRHLVTLPLFHTFGSSVQMNAGFASAATLVLVERFDAAQAIALMQRHGITFFAGVPTMYWALLNALDEHTDIERLRSTLRMAVSGGASLPVQILEDFSRRFGIDIHEGYGLSETSPVATFNHPHRVTKPGSIGQPIWGVEVRLLDAVGRPIDGVDQVGEIAVRGHNIMKGYLNRPEATAEVLENGWFRTGDLARRDADGFYFIVDRAKDMIIRGGFNVYPREIEEALIRHPAVSLVAVIGVEHPSLGEEIKAVVVLKESEELVEEETLIAWSKERLAAYKYPRIIEFVERLPMTSTGKVLKRCLR, translated from the coding sequence ATGCTGAATTTGGCAACCTTGCTTGAAGAGAGTGCGCGCACCTGGCCGGAACGGCCGGCGGTGATTCAGGACGATATCCCGCTCAGCTATCGGGCGCTGAACGAGATGGCTAACCGCGTGGCGAATCTGCTGGTCGCGCGCGGCGTGCAGCCCGGTGAACGGGTGGCGTTGGCCTGCAGTAACCGCCCGGAGTTTGCGGCGATCTATTACGGCATTCTCAAAAGCGGCGCGGTAGTGGTGCCGCTCAATATTTTGCTCAAAAGCGCCGAATTCGATTATTACCTGGCGGATTCCGCCGCCGTGGCGCTGTTTTGCTTTGAGGGCCACAGCGGACTGCCGCTGGGGGAAGAGGCGCTGCATGCCGCGGCGCAGGCGAAGGCCTGCCGCGAGGTGTTTATCATCGGCGATCGACTGCCGCTCGAGGGGGAACGTTTCAGTGCGGCGATAGCCCCGCAGGCCAGCGAGTTCGCTTCGGCGGCGACGGCGGAAAACGACACGGCGGTGGTGCTGTACACCAGCGGCACCACCGGTCGCGCCAAAGGGGCGGAGCTGACCCACGCCAACCTGGTGTTCAATGCGCTGGGATCGGTGCGGCTGTTTGACGGTTCGGAAACGCGCCCCGATCGCCATCTGGTCACGTTGCCGCTGTTTCATACCTTCGGTTCGTCGGTGCAGATGAACGCCGGTTTCGCCTCCGCGGCCACGCTGGTGCTGGTCGAGCGTTTCGACGCCGCGCAGGCCATCGCGCTGATGCAGCGGCACGGGATTACGTTCTTCGCCGGCGTGCCGACCATGTACTGGGCGCTGCTGAATGCGCTTGACGAGCATACGGATATCGAACGCCTGCGCAGCACGCTGCGCATGGCGGTGTCCGGCGGCGCCAGTCTGCCGGTGCAAATTCTGGAGGATTTTTCGCGCCGTTTCGGCATCGATATTCACGAAGGCTACGGGCTATCGGAAACCAGCCCGGTCGCCACCTTCAACCATCCGCATCGGGTGACCAAGCCCGGTTCCATCGGCCAGCCGATCTGGGGCGTGGAGGTGCGTTTGCTGGACGCCGTCGGGCGGCCGATCGACGGTGTCGACCAGGTGGGGGAGATTGCCGTGCGTGGCCATAACATCATGAAGGGGTATCTGAATCGGCCGGAGGCGACGGCGGAAGTGCTGGAGAACGGCTGGTTCCGCACCGGCGATCTGGCGCGCCGCGACGCCGACGGCTTCTATTTTATCGTCGATCGGGCCAAGGACATGATCATTCGCGGCGGCTTCAACGTCTATCCACGCGAGATTGAAGAGGCGTTGATTCGCCATCCGGCGGTGTCGTTGGTGGCGGTGATCGGCGTAGAGCATCCGTCGCTGGGCGAAGAGATCAAAGCGGTGGTGGTGCTGAAGGAGAGCGAGGAGCTGGTCGAGGAGGAGACGCTTATCGCCTGGAGCAAGGAGAGGCTGGCGGCGTACAAATATCCGCGCATCATTGAATTCGTCGAACGTTTGCCGATGACCAGCACCGGTAAGGTATTGAAGCGCTGTTTGCGTTGA
- a CDS encoding DJ-1/PfpI family protein: MSKKKILMLVGDYAEDYETMVPFQALQMIGHQVDAVCPGKAVGDYIQTAIHDFDGAQTYSEKPGHRFTLNADFAAAKEERYDALLIPGGRAPEYLRLNPEVIALVQAFDAAKKPIAAVCHGPQLLAAAGVLKGRTCSAYPACAPEVRLGGGHYAEIGIDQAHVDGNLVTAPAWPAHPQWLAKFAELLQQ; encoded by the coding sequence ATGAGCAAGAAAAAGATCCTGATGCTGGTCGGCGACTACGCCGAAGATTATGAAACCATGGTGCCGTTTCAGGCGCTGCAGATGATCGGCCATCAGGTGGATGCCGTGTGTCCCGGCAAAGCCGTCGGTGACTACATCCAGACGGCGATCCACGACTTCGACGGCGCGCAAACCTACAGCGAAAAACCCGGCCATCGCTTTACCCTCAATGCCGACTTTGCCGCCGCTAAAGAAGAACGCTACGACGCACTGCTGATCCCCGGCGGCCGGGCGCCGGAGTACCTGCGTTTGAATCCCGAGGTGATCGCGTTGGTGCAGGCGTTTGACGCCGCGAAAAAACCGATCGCCGCCGTTTGCCATGGCCCGCAGCTGCTGGCGGCGGCCGGCGTGTTGAAAGGCCGCACCTGCAGCGCCTATCCGGCCTGCGCGCCGGAGGTGCGGCTTGGCGGCGGCCATTATGCCGAGATCGGTATCGATCAGGCGCACGTCGACGGCAACCTGGTCACCGCCCCGGCCTGGCCGGCGCATCCGCAGTGGTTGGCGAAGTTTGCCGAGCTGCTGCAACAGTGA
- a CDS encoding DUF1493 family protein, producing MTEDIQQQVITLIAAFNAPGRLKKGVTITPETEINTALHLSFSDSNTLMRRYFDTFGVDSSNYNHELYFQPPSNTGRWFSPSACKEHTRPLCVSMLVRSARAKRWLYDIHFLIEQLR from the coding sequence ATGACAGAAGACATTCAGCAACAGGTCATCACGCTAATCGCCGCATTCAACGCGCCAGGGCGGCTGAAGAAGGGCGTGACAATCACCCCGGAAACCGAGATCAACACCGCGCTCCACCTGTCGTTCAGCGATTCCAACACGCTGATGCGCCGCTACTTCGACACCTTCGGCGTCGACAGCAGCAACTATAACCACGAGCTTTATTTCCAGCCGCCGAGCAATACCGGGCGCTGGTTCTCGCCCTCCGCCTGCAAAGAACACACCCGGCCGCTGTGCGTGTCTATGCTGGTGCGCTCCGCGCGCGCCAAACGCTGGCTGTACGATATCCATTTCCTTATCGAGCAGCTCCGCTAG
- a CDS encoding efflux transporter outer membrane subunit, with protein sequence MLQRVMMLTLPLLLAGCISLDPDYQRPTAPIAATLPQGEAAGKQALSYPDVAWRDYVQDARLRQVVAMGLNSSRDLREAIANIASARALYGEQRAALLPTINATADGSRGRSLTGNGNATAISQSYEAQAGVSAFELDLFGKNASLSRAAFETYLANSEAAKSTRLTLIADIVTDWVAVAAERSNLAVAQQTMESAKRSLEVTRKNQQHGISSLVDVASAETVYQQARADAASYATSAAQAKNALDLAVGQSVPENLLPGSIDALGGIMRDLPSGISSQVLLQRPDVLQAEHNLKSANANIGSARAAFFPSISLTASGGVGSGELSSLFSHGAGVWSFAPSISLPIFSGGYNTSQLNYSKAQRDLYVATYEKAVQTAFQETADALARKATLQEQLAAQNGYVTAAQQYYRLAELRYRQGVDSYLTLLDAQRTLYTAQQSLIAAQQTAYDNQATLYKVLGGGIAAERQGDGIIADKTTLSR encoded by the coding sequence GTGTTGCAACGAGTCATGATGTTAACTTTACCGCTGCTGTTGGCAGGCTGTATTTCGCTGGATCCTGACTATCAGCGGCCGACGGCGCCGATAGCGGCCACGCTGCCGCAGGGCGAGGCCGCCGGCAAGCAGGCGCTGAGCTACCCGGACGTCGCCTGGCGCGACTATGTGCAGGACGCCAGGCTGCGGCAGGTGGTGGCGATGGGGCTGAACAGCAGCCGCGATCTGCGCGAGGCGATCGCCAATATCGCGTCGGCGCGTGCGCTGTACGGCGAGCAGCGGGCGGCGCTGTTGCCGACGATCAACGCCACCGCCGACGGCAGCCGCGGGCGTTCGCTGACCGGCAACGGCAATGCCACGGCCATCAGCCAGAGTTACGAAGCGCAGGCCGGCGTCAGCGCCTTTGAACTGGATCTGTTCGGCAAAAACGCCAGCCTGTCGCGGGCGGCGTTCGAAACCTATCTGGCTAACTCCGAAGCGGCGAAAAGCACCCGCCTGACGCTGATCGCCGATATCGTCACCGACTGGGTGGCGGTGGCGGCCGAGCGCAGCAATCTGGCGGTGGCGCAGCAGACGATGGAAAGCGCCAAACGATCGCTGGAGGTGACGCGCAAGAACCAACAACACGGCATCTCGTCGCTGGTCGACGTGGCGTCGGCGGAGACCGTCTATCAACAGGCGCGCGCTGACGCTGCCAGTTACGCCACCAGCGCCGCACAGGCGAAAAACGCCCTGGATCTGGCGGTGGGGCAAAGCGTGCCGGAAAACCTGCTGCCGGGCAGCATCGACGCGCTGGGCGGGATCATGCGCGATCTGCCGTCCGGCATCTCTTCGCAGGTATTGCTGCAGCGGCCGGACGTACTGCAGGCCGAGCACAACCTGAAGTCCGCCAACGCCAATATCGGTTCGGCCCGCGCGGCGTTCTTCCCCTCGATCAGCCTGACCGCCAGCGGCGGCGTGGGCAGCGGTGAGCTCTCGTCGCTGTTCAGCCACGGGGCGGGCGTCTGGTCGTTTGCGCCGAGCATCAGCCTGCCGATCTTCAGCGGCGGCTACAACACTTCGCAGCTGAACTACAGCAAAGCGCAGAGAGATCTGTATGTCGCCACCTATGAGAAGGCGGTGCAGACGGCGTTTCAGGAAACCGCCGATGCGTTGGCGCGCAAGGCAACGCTGCAGGAACAGCTGGCGGCGCAAAACGGCTATGTCACGGCGGCGCAGCAATATTATCGTCTCGCCGAACTGCGCTACCGTCAGGGCGTGGACAGCTATCTGACCTTGCTGGACGCGCAGCGCACGCTGTATACCGCGCAGCAGTCGCTGATCGCCGCACAGCAGACTGCGTACGACAATCAGGCCACCCTGTATAAAGTGCTGGGCGGCGGCATCGCCGCCGAACGGCAGGGGGACGGCATCATCGCCGACAAGACCACGCTCAGCCGCTAG
- a CDS encoding efflux RND transporter permease subunit: MAQFFIRRPVFAWVIAIIIMLCGLMSINSLPISQYPDVSPPQISISATYPGADAETLENSVTQVIEQQLTGLDGLLYFSSTSSSSGSVSINVTFDQGTDPDIAQVQVQNKVQQAESRLPSAVTAQGVTVKKSQSSFLLIVGLYDESDKATMADISDYLVSNLQDPLSRIEGVGDVQVFGSEYAMRIWLDPTRLAAYALMPSDVQTAIEAQNTQVSAGKIGDLPAAADQQLTATVKAQSRLQTPEQFRNIILKSDSSGALVRLGDVARVELGNEDYSASAHLNGHPAAGIAVKLAAGANALNTAKLVKAKVAEYQSAMPHGYKVAYPKDSTDFINISIEEVVKTLFEAVVLVVVVMFVFLQNLRTTLIPTITVPVVLLGTFGVLAAFGYSINTLTLFGMVLAIGLLVDDAIVVVENVERVMREDKLPPREATEKSMREITGALVGIALVLSAVFLPMAFFGGSTGVIYRQFSITVVSSMVLSVVLALTLAPALCATLLKASHEEQTDKGLLGKFNRGYNRLQEKYADKVGRVIHRPTRYLLLYGLLLIAAAVMYLRLPTGFLPNEDQGSVMVQYTLPAGATNARTSAVSEAVTAYFLEQEKANVSTIFTINGFGFSGSGQNAGMAFVSLKDWSQRGGSENTADAIAKRAMAHFASLRDAQVFSMSPPAIDGFGQSDGFTFELQAKGATTRAELQAMRDQIVAAAAGNPSLLAVRANTLPDTPQLQVEIDSGKLQALGLSAGDVNSTLSSAFGSTYVNDFIDRNRVKKVYMQGDVAYRAKPEDLDKWFVRGTNAAGDSSMTPFSAFASSHWIYGPENLSRYNGLSSFEITGQGAAGVSSGTAMSEMEKLAAKFSAGSSYSWSGLSYQERLTSGQASSLYAISLIVVFLCLAALYESWSIPFAVMLVVPMGIVGSLLAITLRGLENDIYFQVALLTIVGLSAKNAILIVEFAEEMHQRGETLIGAAIHAARMRLRPILMTSLAFTAGVLPLAVSSGAGANSRIAIGTGIIGGTITATLLAIFFVPLFYVLVRRVFSRRAASRPPQAGE, from the coding sequence ATGGCGCAGTTCTTTATCCGCCGCCCGGTGTTCGCCTGGGTGATCGCCATCATCATCATGCTGTGCGGCCTGATGTCGATCAATTCGTTGCCCATCTCGCAGTACCCGGACGTGTCACCGCCGCAGATCTCCATCTCCGCCACCTATCCGGGGGCGGACGCGGAAACGCTGGAAAACAGTGTCACCCAGGTGATAGAGCAGCAGCTCACCGGCCTGGACGGTCTGCTGTATTTTTCATCGACCAGCAGTTCCAGCGGCTCGGTCAGCATCAACGTCACCTTTGATCAGGGTACTGATCCGGATATCGCGCAGGTGCAGGTGCAAAACAAGGTGCAGCAGGCGGAGAGCCGCCTGCCGAGCGCGGTCACTGCCCAGGGCGTGACGGTCAAGAAATCCCAGAGCAGCTTCCTGCTGATCGTCGGGCTGTATGACGAGAGCGACAAGGCGACGATGGCCGACATTTCCGACTACCTGGTCAGCAACCTGCAGGATCCGCTGTCGCGCATCGAGGGCGTAGGGGACGTGCAGGTGTTCGGCTCGGAATATGCGATGCGCATCTGGCTGGATCCGACCAGGCTGGCGGCCTATGCGCTAATGCCGTCCGACGTGCAGACGGCGATCGAGGCGCAAAACACCCAGGTATCCGCCGGTAAAATCGGCGATCTGCCGGCCGCCGCCGATCAGCAGCTGACCGCCACGGTGAAGGCGCAGTCGCGGCTGCAAACGCCGGAACAGTTCCGCAATATCATCCTGAAAAGCGACAGCAGCGGCGCGCTGGTGCGCTTGGGCGACGTGGCGCGGGTTGAGCTCGGCAATGAAGACTATTCCGCCAGCGCGCACCTCAACGGTCACCCGGCGGCGGGGATCGCGGTCAAGCTGGCAGCGGGCGCCAACGCGCTCAATACCGCCAAACTGGTGAAGGCCAAAGTGGCGGAATACCAAAGCGCGATGCCGCACGGTTATAAGGTGGCCTACCCGAAAGACAGCACCGACTTCATCAACATCTCGATCGAGGAGGTGGTGAAAACGCTGTTCGAGGCGGTGGTCCTGGTGGTGGTGGTGATGTTCGTGTTCCTGCAAAACCTGCGCACCACGCTGATCCCAACCATCACCGTGCCGGTGGTGTTGCTGGGCACCTTCGGCGTGCTGGCGGCGTTCGGCTACTCGATCAATACCCTGACGCTGTTCGGCATGGTGTTGGCGATCGGGCTGTTGGTGGACGACGCCATCGTGGTGGTGGAAAACGTCGAACGCGTGATGCGCGAAGATAAGCTGCCGCCGCGCGAGGCGACGGAGAAATCGATGCGCGAGATCACCGGCGCGCTGGTCGGCATCGCGCTGGTGCTGTCGGCGGTGTTCCTGCCGATGGCGTTCTTCGGCGGTTCAACCGGGGTGATCTATCGTCAGTTCTCGATCACCGTCGTCTCCTCGATGGTGCTGTCGGTCGTGCTGGCGTTGACGCTGGCGCCGGCGCTGTGCGCCACGTTGCTGAAAGCGTCGCATGAAGAACAGACCGACAAAGGGCTGCTGGGTAAATTCAACCGCGGCTATAACCGGCTGCAGGAGAAGTACGCCGACAAGGTCGGCAGGGTGATCCACCGGCCGACGCGCTACCTGCTGCTGTACGGCCTGCTGCTGATCGCCGCCGCCGTGATGTACCTGCGCCTGCCGACCGGCTTTCTGCCCAATGAGGATCAGGGTTCGGTCATGGTGCAGTACACCTTGCCGGCCGGCGCGACCAACGCCCGCACCTCAGCGGTGAGCGAGGCGGTCACCGCCTATTTCCTCGAACAGGAAAAGGCCAACGTCAGCACCATTTTCACCATCAACGGCTTCGGTTTCAGCGGCAGCGGGCAAAACGCCGGCATGGCGTTCGTCAGCCTCAAAGACTGGAGCCAACGCGGCGGCAGCGAAAACACCGCCGACGCCATCGCCAAACGCGCCATGGCGCATTTCGCCTCGCTGCGCGACGCCCAGGTGTTCTCCATGAGCCCACCGGCGATCGACGGCTTCGGCCAGTCCGACGGCTTTACCTTCGAGCTGCAGGCCAAAGGGGCTACCACCCGCGCCGAACTGCAGGCGATGCGCGATCAGATCGTCGCCGCCGCCGCCGGCAATCCGTCGCTGTTGGCGGTGCGCGCCAACACCTTGCCGGACACGCCGCAGCTGCAGGTGGAGATCGACAGCGGCAAACTGCAGGCGCTCGGCCTGAGCGCCGGCGACGTCAACAGCACGCTTAGCAGCGCGTTCGGCAGCACCTACGTCAACGACTTTATCGATCGCAACCGGGTGAAAAAGGTCTATATGCAGGGCGACGTAGCGTATCGCGCCAAGCCGGAAGATCTCGACAAATGGTTTGTGCGCGGCACTAACGCGGCGGGCGACAGCAGCATGACGCCGTTCTCCGCTTTTGCTTCCTCACACTGGATCTACGGCCCGGAAAACCTGTCGCGCTATAACGGGCTGTCGTCGTTCGAGATCACCGGACAGGGTGCCGCCGGCGTCAGCTCCGGCACGGCGATGAGCGAGATGGAAAAACTGGCGGCGAAATTCTCCGCCGGCAGCAGCTATTCCTGGAGCGGGCTCTCCTATCAGGAGCGGCTGACCAGCGGCCAGGCATCGTCGCTGTACGCCATTTCGCTCATCGTGGTGTTCCTGTGCCTGGCGGCGCTGTATGAGAGTTGGTCGATTCCGTTTGCGGTGATGTTGGTGGTGCCGATGGGCATCGTCGGTTCTCTGCTGGCGATCACGCTGCGCGGGCTGGAAAACGATATCTACTTCCAGGTGGCGCTGCTCACCATCGTCGGTTTGTCGGCGAAAAACGCCATTTTGATCGTCGAGTTCGCCGAAGAGATGCACCAGCGCGGTGAAACGCTGATTGGCGCGGCGATCCACGCGGCGCGCATGCGTCTGCGGCCGATCCTGATGACCTCGCTGGCGTTTACCGCCGGGGTGCTGCCGCTGGCGGTATCCAGCGGCGCCGGGGCCAACAGCCGCATCGCCATCGGTACCGGCATTATCGGCGGCACCATTACCGCGACCCTATTGGCCATCTTTTTCGTCCCGCTGTTTTATGTGCTGGTGCGCCGCGTGTTTAGCCGCCGCGCCGCCAGCAGGCCGCCACAGGCAGGAGAATAA
- a CDS encoding efflux RND transporter periplasmic adaptor subunit encodes MQRKMLLVLGLSLLLAACDGQNAGAPAGAGGEQEVGVVTLRGQPVTLSSELTGRVNATMTSDVRPQVDGIIKQRLFTEGAEVKAGQVLYQIDPASYQASYDQASAQLKNAQATVQSTRLKSQRYAALVKENGVSKQDADDAKAAYLQAVASVAQYQAALETARINLGYTQVRAPITGRIGISSVTPGALVTAGQSDALTTLRALDPIYVDLTQSSAQLLKLRRQQAALQRGAVTPVAIKLEDGSPYAHAGKLELTEVAVDEATGSVTLRAVFPNPEHELLPGMYVHATVDNGVDPKAILAPQQGITRNAKGEATALVVDEQNKVAQRTVVAERVVGSNWLIGSGLNEGDRLIVEGTSKVTIGAAVKPVAVSVDKAQSGEQ; translated from the coding sequence ATGCAGAGGAAAATGCTTTTGGTGCTCGGGCTGTCGCTGCTGCTGGCCGCCTGCGACGGACAAAACGCCGGCGCACCGGCGGGAGCGGGCGGTGAGCAGGAGGTCGGCGTCGTCACGCTGCGCGGCCAGCCAGTGACCCTGAGCAGCGAGCTGACCGGCCGAGTCAACGCCACCATGACCTCCGACGTGCGGCCGCAGGTTGACGGCATCATCAAACAGCGGTTGTTCACCGAGGGGGCGGAGGTGAAGGCCGGGCAAGTGTTGTATCAAATTGACCCCGCCAGCTATCAGGCCAGCTACGATCAGGCCTCAGCCCAGCTGAAAAACGCCCAGGCGACGGTGCAATCCACCCGGCTCAAATCGCAGCGCTATGCGGCGCTGGTGAAAGAAAACGGCGTTTCCAAACAGGACGCGGACGACGCCAAAGCCGCGTATCTGCAGGCCGTGGCGTCGGTGGCGCAGTATCAGGCGGCGCTGGAAACGGCGCGCATCAATCTCGGCTATACCCAGGTGCGTGCGCCCATCACCGGGCGCATCGGCATTTCGTCGGTGACGCCGGGCGCGTTGGTGACCGCCGGCCAAAGCGATGCGTTGACCACCCTCCGCGCGCTGGATCCGATCTATGTCGACCTTACCCAGTCCAGCGCCCAGTTGCTCAAACTGCGTCGCCAGCAGGCCGCTCTGCAGCGCGGGGCGGTGACGCCGGTCGCTATCAAACTGGAAGACGGCTCGCCTTATGCCCATGCCGGCAAACTGGAGCTGACCGAGGTGGCGGTGGATGAGGCCACCGGCTCGGTCACGCTGCGCGCCGTGTTCCCCAACCCCGAGCATGAGCTGCTGCCGGGCATGTATGTGCACGCCACGGTGGACAACGGCGTCGACCCCAAAGCCATTCTGGCGCCGCAGCAGGGCATCACCCGTAACGCCAAGGGCGAAGCCACCGCGTTGGTGGTGGACGAGCAAAACAAAGTGGCGCAGCGCACCGTTGTCGCCGAGCGGGTGGTGGGCAGCAACTGGCTGATTGGCAGCGGGCTGAACGAGGGCGATCGCCTGATCGTCGAAGGCACCAGCAAGGTGACGATCGGCGCGGCGGTGAAACCGGTCGCCGTCTCGGTCGACAAAGCCCAAAGCGGAGAGCAGTAA
- a CDS encoding MFS transporter, producing MAAFTLLAVACLTIMVGCVIVPGLTEIANQLGTPSAASWLVTVPSLGVVIFGPFAGRFIDKAGVYAALSWGLLLYGLLGAGGLLLRGFWPVMLDRLLLGGATAIVMSAGTGLISAFYSGQARLKMIASQGMSIELGGVIFLFIGGLLATLGWRWPFLLYLVAWVLLAMQWLYVPKPQPDVGESDSVQRGDASSTGAGSLTTVYFSAVLSMICFFTGIIVIPQHFHHMNIGAAQTGYFLSFISLIAVFAAALMPRLVALIRENGALGAAFFCYAAAHLIFASAHGTAAFVAGGILMGCGFGFSVPLVNHMTVERSHPRTRGRNLAYLSMAIFSGQFLSSFMAFIPGSSSAVFLGAAGISITTVLALTLARKLG from the coding sequence ATGGCGGCGTTTACGCTCTTGGCCGTGGCCTGTCTGACGATCATGGTCGGTTGCGTGATCGTTCCTGGTTTGACGGAAATCGCGAATCAGTTGGGCACGCCTTCAGCGGCCAGTTGGTTGGTCACCGTGCCGTCGTTGGGCGTGGTGATATTTGGCCCCTTCGCCGGGCGTTTTATTGACAAGGCGGGCGTTTACGCGGCGCTCAGCTGGGGACTGTTGTTGTATGGCCTGCTTGGGGCGGGGGGGCTGTTGCTTCGCGGCTTTTGGCCGGTGATGCTCGACCGCCTGCTGCTTGGCGGCGCAACGGCGATCGTGATGTCAGCCGGCACCGGTCTGATTTCTGCTTTTTACAGCGGGCAGGCGCGTTTGAAAATGATCGCTTCGCAAGGCATGTCGATCGAGCTGGGCGGCGTCATCTTTCTGTTTATCGGCGGGCTGTTGGCGACGCTCGGCTGGCGCTGGCCCTTCCTGTTGTATCTTGTCGCCTGGGTGTTGCTGGCGATGCAGTGGCTGTATGTGCCCAAACCCCAGCCTGATGTGGGCGAATCAGACAGCGTTCAGCGCGGTGATGCCAGTTCCACCGGCGCCGGCAGCTTAACAACGGTCTATTTTTCCGCAGTGCTTTCCATGATCTGCTTCTTCACCGGGATCATTGTCATCCCACAGCATTTCCACCACATGAATATCGGGGCAGCGCAAACGGGATACTTCCTGTCGTTTATCTCGCTTATCGCCGTTTTCGCCGCCGCGCTGATGCCCAGGTTGGTGGCTTTAATCAGAGAAAACGGCGCGCTTGGCGCGGCGTTTTTCTGCTATGCCGCAGCGCATCTGATCTTCGCCTCTGCGCACGGGACTGCGGCATTTGTTGCCGGCGGTATTCTGATGGGATGCGGGTTCGGCTTCTCGGTGCCGTTGGTTAATCATATGACCGTAGAACGAAGTCACCCCCGCACCCGGGGGCGAAATCTGGCCTATTTATCGATGGCGATATTCTCCGGCCAGTTCTTGTCATCCTTTATGGCGTTCATTCCCGGTAGCTCATCCGCCGTTTTCCTGGGGGCGGCAGGCATCAGCATCACCACGGTTTTGGCGCTGACGCTGGCGCGCAAATTAGGGTAA
- a CDS encoding DAPG hydrolase family protein yields the protein MSKEISRRNIIKRIPLLAGGALLSQSLLSSAIAAPSSALPAAARKGAFTDAGASLDKSLISYYQVPMQKRLKINEKGIQGKPYAEFFDSNLDAPVEMIRALEQGPLAKEHILQPTKAGLKTLLERFDEFPVSGYAVVEEGGPCAYAQSRHIFPGVTTEMFKWWFCWHPIESERYYLWFPHAHIHNSVVDPKRLADTRLSYAERLYGNPNHITEYIGDNYLDGVIHFNAPESFGVESELLKKHRFTFNASGIITPYDAQSTPLVLMIHLGRDTPQGMEMVNRYWIGTHESWDRFDKFPDGGKRSREYIAKAGMTKASLEGFAYEMAVHDMTEFSSLGRFLPEIYARFGNS from the coding sequence ATGAGTAAAGAAATTTCACGTCGTAATATCATCAAGCGCATTCCGCTGTTGGCTGGCGGCGCCTTGCTTTCTCAATCCCTGTTGTCTTCCGCTATTGCGGCACCATCATCCGCCCTACCGGCGGCGGCGCGGAAAGGCGCGTTTACTGATGCGGGCGCTTCGCTCGATAAATCATTGATTTCCTATTATCAGGTGCCGATGCAGAAACGTCTGAAAATCAATGAGAAAGGCATTCAGGGCAAGCCCTACGCCGAGTTCTTCGACAGCAATCTGGATGCGCCCGTAGAGATGATCCGCGCGCTGGAACAGGGGCCGTTGGCAAAAGAACACATTCTTCAACCCACGAAAGCGGGCCTGAAAACCCTATTGGAACGTTTTGACGAGTTTCCGGTATCGGGTTACGCCGTCGTTGAGGAGGGTGGCCCCTGCGCCTATGCGCAAAGCCGCCATATTTTTCCGGGCGTGACCACGGAGATGTTCAAGTGGTGGTTCTGCTGGCACCCGATCGAGAGCGAACGCTACTATCTGTGGTTCCCTCATGCTCATATCCACAACTCGGTTGTCGATCCCAAGCGTCTGGCGGATACCCGTCTGTCCTACGCTGAGCGGCTGTACGGCAACCCTAACCACATTACCGAGTACATTGGCGATAACTATCTGGACGGCGTTATCCATTTCAATGCGCCGGAAAGCTTCGGCGTCGAGAGCGAGTTGCTCAAAAAGCATCGCTTTACCTTTAACGCCAGCGGCATCATCACGCCTTATGATGCGCAATCAACGCCGCTGGTGCTGATGATTCATCTGGGACGCGACACGCCGCAAGGGATGGAAATGGTCAACCGTTACTGGATCGGCACGCATGAATCCTGGGATAGATTCGACAAGTTCCCTGACGGCGGAAAACGCTCGCGCGAATACATCGCAAAAGCGGGGATGACGAAAGCGTCGCTGGAAGGCTTTGCCTATGAAATGGCCGTCCACGATATGACGGAGTTCTCTTCGCTCGGCCGTTTTCTGCCTGAGATTTATGCCCGGTTCGGCAACAGCTGA